The following proteins come from a genomic window of Paucimonas lemoignei:
- the copR_6 gene encoding heavy metal response regulator yields MRILVVEDEPKTADYMHQGLTESGYVVDIAMTGLDGLYLAQQQTYDVVILDVNLPEMDGWEVLARLRKTANTRVMMVTARGRLDEKVRGLEMGADDYLVKPFEFPELLARVRTLMRRSEQPGLPQVLKVADLELDQGRHRAFRGTQRIDLTTKEFALLHLLMKHSGEVMSRTQIISLVWDMNFDCDTNVVEVSIRRLRAKIDDPFEHKLIHTLRGVGYVLEGRE; encoded by the coding sequence ATGCGCATCCTTGTTGTAGAGGACGAGCCCAAAACCGCCGATTACATGCACCAGGGTTTGACGGAAAGTGGCTATGTCGTGGATATCGCCATGACCGGACTGGACGGCCTCTACCTCGCGCAGCAACAGACTTATGACGTGGTGATACTTGACGTCAACCTGCCCGAAATGGATGGCTGGGAAGTGCTGGCGCGGCTGCGCAAGACGGCCAATACCCGAGTCATGATGGTCACCGCACGCGGCCGCCTGGACGAGAAAGTCAGGGGCCTGGAAATGGGTGCCGATGATTACCTGGTCAAACCTTTCGAGTTTCCGGAACTGCTGGCCCGGGTGCGCACCCTGATGCGGCGCAGCGAGCAACCGGGCCTGCCCCAGGTGCTGAAGGTGGCGGATCTTGAACTGGATCAGGGTCGCCACCGCGCCTTTCGCGGCACCCAGCGAATCGACCTGACCACCAAGGAATTTGCCCTGCTCCACCTGCTGATGAAGCACAGCGGTGAGGTGATGTCGCGCACGCAGATCATCTCACTGGTGTGGGACATGAATTTTGATTGCGACACCAATGTGGTCGAAGTCTCGATACGGCGTTTGCGGGCCAAGATCGACGATCCCTTCGAGCACAAGCTGATCCACACCCTGCGCGGCGTCGGCTATGTGCTGGAAGGCCGCGAATGA
- the czcC gene encoding Outer membrane efflux protein: MPWYRTLTTTPATVGALCMLLLPFTAVGAPAERTLSLPQAIDAAFSDNPDLAAARWEIGVAQGERQQAGLMPNPVLSWEAEDTRRSTSTTTVMLSQALELGGKRGARVAAASRSQDAASVELERRGNELRADVVQAFHTALRSQTGLELARQSQTLAERGLEVAQGRVRAGKSSPVEVTRAQVQLAETELLVRRAETVKTNSYRDLARITGTSTVAFDHLQAADVAPGTSLSVAQLLGAVDQAAEMRLARVQIDQRDAALGSERAQRIPDLTVSIGSQYSREDRERINVVGLSVPIPLFNRNQGNVLAASRRADQARDLRNAVELRLITQTQTAVDQWITATQDVKSFDQVILPSAKSAVDAATRGFEMGKFGFLEVLDAQRTLIAARGQYLEALAMATDARVAVERIHGDPARFSQRP, from the coding sequence GTGCCTTGGTATAGAACCCTTACGACGACCCCGGCGACAGTGGGCGCCCTGTGCATGCTGTTATTGCCGTTCACTGCGGTGGGTGCCCCGGCGGAGCGCACCCTTAGCCTGCCGCAAGCCATCGACGCGGCATTTTCCGACAACCCTGACCTGGCGGCCGCTCGCTGGGAAATCGGCGTGGCCCAGGGTGAGCGTCAGCAGGCCGGGCTGATGCCCAACCCGGTGTTGTCCTGGGAAGCCGAAGACACCCGGCGCAGTACCAGCACCACGACGGTCATGCTCAGCCAGGCCTTGGAATTGGGCGGCAAACGGGGGGCGCGCGTGGCGGCCGCGAGCCGAAGCCAGGACGCCGCCAGCGTCGAGCTTGAGCGGCGTGGCAACGAGCTGCGCGCGGACGTAGTCCAGGCGTTTCATACCGCGCTGCGTTCGCAGACCGGGCTGGAGCTGGCTCGCCAGTCTCAGACGCTGGCCGAGCGCGGGCTGGAAGTCGCCCAGGGCCGGGTTCGTGCGGGCAAATCATCGCCCGTGGAAGTCACCCGTGCCCAGGTGCAACTGGCCGAGACCGAACTGCTGGTGCGTCGCGCCGAAACCGTGAAGACCAACAGCTACAGGGATCTGGCCCGTATCACGGGGACTTCAACGGTGGCCTTCGATCACCTGCAGGCCGCTGACGTGGCGCCCGGCACCTCCCTTTCAGTGGCGCAGTTACTGGGCGCGGTCGATCAGGCGGCGGAGATGCGTCTGGCTCGGGTTCAGATTGACCAGCGGGACGCCGCACTGGGCTCGGAGCGGGCGCAGCGTATCCCGGATCTGACCGTCAGCATTGGCAGCCAGTACAGCCGCGAAGACCGTGAGCGTATCAACGTGGTCGGCCTGTCGGTGCCGATTCCGCTGTTCAACCGTAATCAGGGCAACGTGCTGGCCGCGTCGCGCCGGGCAGACCAAGCCCGGGATCTACGCAATGCGGTGGAACTCAGGTTGATCACCCAGACCCAGACCGCCGTCGATCAATGGATCACGGCCACCCAGGACGTCAAATCCTTCGATCAGGTGATTCTCCCTTCGGCCAAAAGCGCGGTTGACGCCGCTACCCGAGGTTTCGAGATGGGCAAATTCGGTTTTCTCGAAGTCCTCGATGCGCAACGCACGCTGATAGCGGCCCGCGGCCAATACCTTGAAGCACTGGCAATGGCCACCGACGCCAGAGTAGCGGTCGAGCGTATTCACGGGGATCCGGCCCGTTTCAGTCAGCGTCCCTGA
- the czcB_2 gene encoding secretion protein HlyD, whose protein sequence is MKNKRSMAIALAVVAIIGLGSLTVVNPQSPVAVERQPGGDKPQDDHAHDDEPKGAHAQEQAHSEAPHQEDEHGEKGHGDEGAAEEHAEEGKLELSAAQISAAGIELAVAASRSMSTSVTFPGEIRFDEDRTTHVVPRVNGVVEEVKVELGQPVKKGQVLAVIASQQISDLRSELQAAQRRLELARLTLQREKRLWEDNISAEQDYLLARQAYQEADISFANGRQKLSAIGASLKPSAGNRYELIAPFDAVVVEKHLAVGEVVGDTSSAFTLSDLSRVWATFGATPKDLNKVMVGRAVTVSAPELDAHVEGRISYVGSLLGEQTRAAVVRVVVANPEGAWRPGLFVSIAVKAEHAQAGVSVPESALQTVEDKPSVFVRNPQGFQLQPVTVGRRDGGYVEITSGLAAGAQIAAAGSFILKSELGKGSAEHAH, encoded by the coding sequence ATGAAAAATAAACGCAGTATGGCCATCGCCCTGGCGGTGGTCGCGATCATTGGGTTGGGCAGCCTGACGGTAGTCAATCCGCAATCCCCTGTTGCAGTCGAACGACAGCCTGGCGGTGACAAGCCTCAGGATGATCACGCTCACGACGATGAGCCCAAGGGCGCCCACGCTCAAGAGCAGGCGCACAGCGAAGCACCGCACCAGGAGGACGAGCACGGCGAAAAAGGTCATGGCGATGAGGGCGCAGCAGAAGAGCATGCTGAAGAGGGCAAGCTTGAGCTGTCCGCTGCGCAAATCAGTGCGGCTGGTATCGAGCTGGCGGTCGCTGCATCGCGCTCCATGAGCACCTCGGTCACATTCCCCGGGGAAATCCGCTTCGATGAAGACCGCACCACCCACGTGGTGCCTCGGGTCAACGGGGTCGTGGAAGAGGTGAAGGTCGAGCTGGGCCAGCCGGTTAAAAAGGGCCAGGTGCTGGCGGTGATTGCCAGCCAGCAAATCTCTGATCTGCGCAGCGAACTGCAAGCTGCCCAACGGCGCCTGGAGCTGGCGCGGCTCACGCTGCAGCGTGAAAAGAGGCTCTGGGAAGACAATATTTCCGCCGAGCAGGATTACCTGTTGGCCCGCCAGGCCTATCAGGAGGCCGACATCAGCTTCGCCAACGGTCGCCAGAAACTCAGCGCCATCGGCGCCAGCCTCAAGCCTTCGGCGGGTAATCGTTATGAGCTGATTGCACCGTTCGATGCGGTGGTGGTTGAAAAGCATCTGGCGGTTGGCGAGGTGGTGGGCGACACCAGCAGCGCGTTTACCCTGTCCGACTTGTCCCGAGTCTGGGCGACGTTCGGCGCGACCCCCAAGGACCTCAACAAAGTCATGGTCGGGCGAGCCGTGACGGTCAGTGCGCCGGAACTCGATGCCCACGTCGAAGGCCGGATCAGTTACGTCGGCAGCTTGCTGGGCGAGCAGACCCGTGCCGCCGTGGTGCGCGTGGTGGTGGCCAACCCCGAAGGCGCCTGGCGTCCGGGGTTGTTCGTGTCCATCGCGGTCAAAGCCGAGCACGCCCAGGCAGGGGTCAGCGTACCCGAGTCAGCGCTCCAGACGGTGGAAGACAAACCCTCGGTTTTTGTCCGCAACCCCCAGGGTTTCCAGCTGCAACCGGTGACGGTCGGGCGACGAGACGGCGGTTATGTGGAAATCACCAGCGGCCTGGCAGCCGGCGCCCAAATCGCGGCCGCCGGCAGCTTCATCCTCAAGTCCGAGCTGGGTAAAGGCTCTGCTGAGCACGCCCATTGA